GTACGGCGCGAGCTGCAAACCCACATCACGCAAAACCAACCCAAGATGCTGGTGCTCAACCGCCAGGTCATGCTCAGCGTGGACGCCAACCTGGACCAACCCGAAGCCCGGCGCGTGAGCTTTTACACCAGCAACAACCACATCTTCTACCTCGAACTGGCCATTGACCGCACCGAGTTCGTGAAAATCTGCGACTTCACCCCCCAAGAACGCCCCGACCCCGACGCCCTCATGGCCCAGAACCACGATGCGCCAGCCCCTGCGCCCGCCCCGTCGGCAGGCGACAGCGACACCGAGGAACTGCTGCGCTCGCTCGGCATGTAAAAACGCCCCGTGCGGCATCGTAGAATCGCCGGCTACCCGGAGACTTGGGTGAGTGGTTTAAACCAGCAGTCTTGAAAACTGCCGACGGGCAACCGTCCGTGAGTTCGAATCTCACAGTCTCCGCCAGACCTAGAAAACCCCACTCTTTTGAGTGGGTTTTTTTATGCCTGCCCCAGGCATTGACCCGTTATAAAACAACGTGATACGCTTCATATCATGTTGTTTTATACAGTATTCCATCATCCGGCATTCAACCGTCATCCATGCTCAATTCAATTTTTTTTGGCCTACGTGATGGCCCACAGAAACTGAGCCATGCCTAAGCGAATCCTTGAAATGACGGCGCTGGAAGTCTCCAGGCTGCGCGTGGAAGGCTCGCACGCTGTTGGCGGGGTCAGTGGGCTGTACCTGCGGATTGAGGGCGGGTCGCGCACCTGGGTGTTGCGCTATGTGCACATGCGTCAGCGTCGGCGCATGGGCCTGGGTGCTTATCCTGGCGTGACGCTGGCCGCTGCGCGTGAGGCGGCGCGGGCGGCGCTGGGGCAGCGCGATGCAGGCATTGACCCCATCAAGGCACGCCAGGATGCGCGCGAAGCCGCACGGTTGGCTGCCGCCCAACGGCTGGAGTTCGACAAGGCCGCCGACGCCTTCATCACCGAGCACGAAAGCACCTGGCGCAACGCCAAACACGCCCAGCAGTGGCGCAACACCCTTGCCACCTACGCCTCGCCGCACTTTGGCCGCCTGGCCGTCTCCGAGATTGAGCAGTCCCACGTGCTGCGCGCGCTCTCGCCCATTTGGAAGACCAAGACCGAAACCGCCACCCGCGTGCGCGGGCGCATCGAGCAGGTGCTCGATTGGGCCACCGCCCACGGCCACCGCAGCGGCCCCAACCCGGCGCGCTGGCGCGGCCAGTTGGAGCACATCCTTGCCAACCCGGAGAAGGTCGCCCCGGTCAAACACCGCGCCGCCGTGCCCGTGGCCGATCTGCCCGTCGCCTACCAGCAGATAGCCGCCGTTGACGGCCAAAGCGCCCGCGCGCTGTGCTTCTTGATCTTGACCGCCGTGCGCTCGGGCGAGGTGCGCGGCATGGTGTGGAGCGAGGTCGATCTCGAAGCCGCCCTGTGGGTGATTCCTGCCAACCGCATGAAAGCCAACCGGGAACACCGTGTGCCCCTGTCCCGCCAGGCCGTGGAGCTGCTGCGCGCGCAGGCTGCAGCGCGTGAGGAACTGGTGGAGCACGTGTTTCCCAGCACCCGCAAAGGCCCGCTGTCGGACATGGCATTCACCGCCCTCATGCGCCGCCACCAGCTGGCCGCCGTGCCCCACGGCTTTCGCTCTACCTTCCGCGACTGGGCGGGCGAAACCACGCACCACCAGCGCGATGCCGTCGAGCTGTGCCTGGCCCACACCATCGACACCAAGACCGAAGCTGCCTACCGGCGCGGCGACATGCTGGAGAAACGTGCCGCCATCATGCAGGACTGGGCCGACTACGCGGCCAGCGGCGGCAGCCAACCACCCGCACAGCCGCAAAAATAGCAAGCAAAAATGCTGCAAGCGCTTGCCCTGCAAGCGCAAGCAGCTATAAAAATGATAGTGCATCACCAGCCACCCTGCAGCCGCCCCAGGCCCGGCACATGGCGGGCCGTGTTGTGGGGCATGGCGGCCATGCCATCGACCCACGGGTGGTACTTCTGCACATCACGCGCGAGCTCGTACACCGCCTCGCGCCCGGCGTAGATGGTGAAGCGCAACACCTCCAGGTGGCGGCGCTCGGCCTCGGTCACCAGCATCATTGCCGGCCCGCGCGCGTGCGCCATGGCGGGGGCCTGTTGTGGCGGCTGCGGCTGCGGCGTGGCCACGGCAAGAAACACGCGGATGACCTTGAGGTGAAAGGCCGCAGAGATCCAGGCGGCGTAGGCAATTACCAGCTCGCGGCAGGCGTAGGTGCCGCCGCCCGCGCCGCGCCGGGTTTCGATGCAGGCCGCACTGTCGGTGGCCTGGATGGCTTCGATCAGCGCTTGCGTTGTGTCCAGGCGCAGGAATTTGCTCGGTGCGCTTTTCTCTTCGCCGCCTGATGCTTGGTGCAGGTCGTTGAGGCTGAACAGGCCGGTGTGCTGGCGGACGGTGGTTTCACCAATGGTGAAGGCTTGGATGGATTGCGTCATGGCGCGGCTCCTTGTCGAGACTTTGAAAGCCTCGCGGGAGCGTTCTTACGCGCTGCCCACGAGGCGGCCGGGAGGTTAAGAACCTGAGACAAGTCAGGCGGACTTCTTCCCCTTGCGGGTCTTGTATCCGTCGCCCTCCCGGCCTGAAATCTAAATGGACAGATCTGTCCATTTGGAAACCGGGGCGCAAAAAAACCGCCTGCTATCGGGTGCGGTTCTTCCGCTTGTCTTTGGAGTTCTTACGCTCCACCTCTTTCGAGGCTCAGACAGTGTAACACCACATATCACCGCGTTGCATGAATATACGCTTTTAGCGTACAATCCTCCCATGCTGACAGTGATAGAAACCCATGCTTACTTGCGCACGACAGCCGCATTTTGGAGCGACGAAGAGCGCGCCGAATTCGTGTCTTTTATCGCCGCCGACCCCTTGGTTGGAGACGTGATCGTTGGCAGCGGTGGCCTGCGCAAGGTGCGCTGGGCCGCGTCTGGCCGGGGCAAGCGTGGCGGTGCGCGCATCATCACCTACGCCCAACTCAGCGATGGACGGGTTTGGCTTTTGGTGGGGTATGCCAAAGCCAAATTTGACAACCTGCCCACCGAATTTCTGGTGGCCCTCAAAAAGGAGATTGAAGATGACCGTTGACCATGAAATGCAAGCATTCCAGGCCGACTTGATGGAGGCCGTGCGCGACATGAAGGCGGGCCGCGCCGCCCGTGTCACCCAGGTAAAGCTCTCGCCTGCTGCAGATGCGCGGGCCAAGACGGGTTTATCGCAATCGCGGTTTGCCGCGCTGCTTGGCGTTTCCGCCCGCACACTGCAAAACTGGGAACAAGGCCGCACCCAGCCTTCTGGCGCAGCGCAAACACTGCTGGCCGTGGCGCAGCGCCATCCTGAGGTGCTGCGCGAGTTGGTGGCGTAAACACCGCTCACCCCGGCCCCTGCTCACCGCCCCAGGCCCTTGGGCAACCCTGCAGCCACTGCAGCACCTCGGACACCAGCCAAAACAGCTTCGCCCCCATCTTGCGCGGGTGCGGAAAGCCGCGCTGCTCGATCAGCGCGCGCAGCGTGTTCTCTGCAATGTCCAGTTCTTCCAGCAACTGCGCCTTGCTCATCGTCATCCGCATAGCACCTCCCCTTTGAACACCAGTGGCGCAATCGCATCGGCGCGCACGCGGCCCAGCTTCACATCCTGCGACAGCGCACACGCGCCCGGCAAGACACGTGCGGCCAGCGCGCTGTGCTCCCGAATCAGCTGTGAAGACACCTCCAGTGCCAGCTGCAGCTGCGCGCCCCATGCATCATCCCAGCGGCACCCATCGGCGGCCATGCGTACCACGACTGCCAGCGCTTGATGCAAGCCCGGCGCATTGTCGCCATCGCATTGCACCTGCGCCGCCACCTCTGCGCCCACGCCCAGCAGCACAGCAAGGCAAGCGAGAAGCTCGCGCTGCTCGCTGCCATGCTCGGCCAGCAGGCAGCCCAGGCCCTGGTTAAGCACCTCGCTTTGCAGCGCCTGCACCGCCAGGGCCCGGCCCACTGGTGACAGTAGCGGATTGGGCTTTTTACGCCCCGCCATCACCGCCTCCCTTTTGCCAGCACCCGCCCATCCAGCACCCGCCCATCCAGGAAATGCAGCTCATTGCCGATACGGCTTGGCCACTGGCGATGATCCTCGGCACCCGGGCGGGTGGCTGCGCGCAGCTCGGCGCCGTCGCACACATCGCAGCGCTGCTCCTGCGCAGCCTGCAAAGCAGGTGCAGCAGGCAAAGCAGGGGCCGAAGGCACCAGGCGCTGCGAATGCAGCTGCGCCGGCCCCACCGCGTGCAGGCCACGGCGCCCACGGGGCAGCACCTGGCGCTTGGCGTGCAAATGCATGGCAGCAGAGGACAACTTCATTGCGCCACCTCCTGCGCTGCGCGCTCCATGCGCTCAACGTGCTCAACGCGCTCAACGCGCACCACGCGCCGACCTGTGGCCAGGTGCGCCAGCGCCTCTGCGTGCGCAGCGTTCGCCGCCTTCACGCGCACCGACGGCAGCAGCCCCTCGTCTGCCAGGTGATCTGCATTGGAGCCGTCCCACTCCAATGGCAGCAAATGCACGCGGTAGCTGCGCAATTCTCGAATCTGGTTGAACATGAAAAAACCTCCGTTGAAAAGATGAAAAAACCTCAAAACCGCCGGCGCTCACGCCACCAGCAACATCTGCCCAGGCGCTGGCAACTGCGCAGCCCGATCAATGCGTGGGCGGCGCTGGCGGCGCGGCCTGGCCGCCAGTGCCAGGCGCTCGCGCTCAGCGGCAAAAACCGCCTGCAAGTGCTCCGTCGTGCTGCGCGCCGCCGACACATACCCCCCTGCCAGCGGACGGGCGTAGCAGTGCACGCGCGGCTCGGTGCGTTTGGCATTCATGGCTGACCTCCTTCGGTAGTGAAAAAAACCTGTGGCTGGACCTGCTCGTTCTCGGCCAGGCCCGAAAAATCTGCCCAGCACGCCTCAAAGCGGCTGAGCTGCTGCAGCAGCTCCTGCAGCAGCTCCTCGGGCGTATCGCGCACATCGCTGTGCCACTGCTGGCGCGCCTGCGGCCCTTCGCCCATCGCCTGCGACACCCGCAGCGCCTGGGCCAGCACCTGATCGCGCAGCTGCAGCCGCTTGTGGGCTGCGCGCTCGGCAGCAGCGGCCATATCTGCCTGGCGGCGCCGCTCCCAGTCGTGAATGACCAGCTTGCGGCCCATGCGGTCGCTCGGCAAAGCCTTGGCAGTGCCTGAATGGGGGGTCATTGCATGGCCTCCTGAGCCCTCTGCCGCCTAAATTGCTGCATCACATCGGGCGTGCACCAGCTCTCGGCGTAGTGGTTGTGGTGGTCGCCGGGGCCAAAAACCTCCCGGCGCAGGCTGCCCGACATGCGGGCCGTACAGTTATTGAAACGAGTCCAAGGCGCCGCCAAGGCGGCGCGCGCCGCGCCCGGCGCCGGGGCCTGCGCGCTGGTTTGTCCGCCGCCCTGGGCGCCTTCCTGCGCGTGCTCCTGCACCACCGGGCGCCAGGCAATGCGCCGGCTCACCAGCCAGCGCCCGCACATGCGCCCGCGCTGTGGCACCAGGCCTACGATGCGCCCCACCTTCACCGCTTCGCCGTAGCGGTTCGCCTGCCCCGGCTCCACATGCCGGTGCGCCGTGCGCAGCAGCCATTCGCCGCGCTTGCAGGCGTGGCCGCCCATGGCTTCCATGAAGGCGCGGAAGTCGGCCCGAATTTCCCCGTGCCGGTGGCAGGCGTGGTAGGCCCGCACGGTGTCGCGGTCGCCTTCGCGCTGGAACAGCTCCAGCTGGTCATTCGTCACGCGGCGCAGCTCGCGCCACACCGTCACGCTGGGCAGGCCAATGGTCTGGAATTGCCGAATGCCCCAGGTAGCCGCCCAGGCGTCCACACTCATGTGGCCCTGGCCTGCGGGCTCCTTGACATCCTTGGCATCCCAGGATGTTTGAAAGTCCAGCGCCAGCTGCTGCCCGTCCACCACGTCCTGGTGTTCGGCCAGCGCAATGTGGCCCACGCTCTTGGCGATGTACTTGGCCACGTAGCCCGCTGCGCCGCCCTTCGTCATGCGCTTGACGTTGATGCGGTTCTCCTGCGCCCCGCGTTCTTCGCCGTCATCGCTGAGCCAGTAGTGGCGGATCACCGCCTCCAGCGCCTGCGCGTCGGCTTCGTTCTCGCACCACAGCAGCGCGTGCCAGTGGGGCGTGGCGTCATGGTGTGGCTCGGCCACGCGCAGGCCGTACACACGCACGCCCAGGCGCTGCAGCTTGGCGCGTGCTTTCTGCCACATGGCGCGCAGCCACATCTGGCCGTCGCGCGGCGTGGCGCCGCTGTATTTCTTGTTCGCCACCGGCCGCCCGCCGTTGGCCAGCTTCACGGGGTGGAAGCGGCTGGGCAGGGTCATGGTGAGGAACAGCCCAACGTGGGCGCGCGCATCGGCGTATTCCTCGGCGCCGCGTATGCGCGTCATCAGCTCGCCGCCGCGCACCGCCGGGTTGGCCGTGCCCAGCGCTGCCAGTTCGTCCAGCGCCCAGACCTGGCCGGCTTCGTTGCGGTACAGCGTGCGGTGCAGCGCTTCGGCGTTGCGTCGCAGCTGCGCCTGGCGCCGTTGCAGGCCATCGCGGCTCACATAGCCGCCCGTGCCCCGGTGCACCAGTCCCATGCCCACGGCCCCGGCTTCGACCACGCGCGCCACGTGCACGCGCAGGCGGCGGCGCCACCAGGCCGGGTCCTGCGCGCGCAGGATGGCGGGCAGGCCCACGATGGGCTTGTCTTCGGCGATACCAACGCAGCGCACCAGCAGCCGGATGGAGTCCACGCGCTCGGCCAGGGTGCAGCCCTGGCCCTGGGCCAGCGCATCCAGTTCATCCGCCTCGGCCGCCAGCTTCTTGGCCATGCGGCAGATTTCGTAGTCTTCCAGGTTCCACAGGCTGGCCAGGCCAACGCGGTCCTCGTAGTCGGCAATGGCCTGCAGCAGGTCCCAGGCCTGCGCCCATTCCGGCGGCTGGGCCAGGTACTGCTCGGCCGTGAGGTTGGATGCATCCAGCGACTTGATGGGCGACAGCGCGCCCACGGCCAGCCGCTCGCGCACCACCGCCTGCCATCCCGCGGGGGCGCTGGCCACCACGCGCTCCATGTGGCCGTGCGCCATGCGCAGCGTGGGCTTGCTTCTTTCCCACTCGGCGAGCGAGCCGGTTGGCGGTTTGCGCGGGATGGTGGGCATGGGCTACACCCGTGCGGCCAGGGCCGCCAGGGCCGCCACGTTCTTCTTGGCATCGCGCACGGCCCAGCGCACCGCCTGCTGCTCTGGCTCTGGCAATTCCTGCCATGAGCGCGTGGCCAGCGTGCCCAGGTCGTCGGTATCCACACCCACGCCCGCCACCATCAGCAGCACCATGCGCCAGGTGCTATGCAGCTCACGCCATTCCTTTGCTGCGGCAGAAACAAAGCGCCCGTTGCTGGCGATCTGCACAAAGTCGTCGCGCAGTTCAGTCAACCTCGTCCGATGCTGCCAGCGCAAGTGCGCAGCCACGTGCGCGCTGTGCTCGACCGTCGCGTCGTTCATGCGCCACCCCCGCAGCGCCGCACGGCAAAGCCGCACAGCGGCCCGCAGCCCAGCGCCTCTGCCACCTCGAAAGCCCGTGCCCATGCCTCGGCCATCGAGCGCGCCAGCAGCGGCTGCGCGCGCAACTCGCCCGCGGTGCGGTAGGTCATCATGAAGGTGCTCACCGCGCACCCCCGGCCCACAGCGTCAGGCCCGCCAGCGCCAGGGCGGCGCCCATCCACACCGGCATGGCATGGCCCATCACCCAGCCCGCCGCCACCCAGGCGCAGGCCATCAGCGCGATCAGCATCAAGCGCATGGGGTGGCCTCCCGCAGCATGGGCATGCCTCGGCGGTCGGCGCGCACCAGCAGCCGCGCCACCTCATGGTCGTTCATCAACACGCGGCCCTGCGCGTACGCCGCATACTCCGGCACCCACAGCGCGGTGCACGCCACGCGGCCCGCGCCGCCACCATCGCGCCCCATCACCGTGGCAGGCAGCAGCCGCTCGGGCCGCACCGTGCGGCCCCGTGCATCGCGCACGGGCGGCACGCGCAAGAACACGCGCAGGCCCGTTTTCATCTGGCTCGGCTTCATGGCTGCCCCCCATCGGCCGCCTCGCCTGCCATTTCGGCGGCCGCTTCGCGCAGCTCGGCCAGCAGCTCGGCGGCAGGCTTGATGACGGGCGGCACGTCGCACACGGCGCCGCGCTGATCGGCTTCGTACCAACAGACCGGCGCGATGGCGGCCTCGATGGCTTCGGGCGTCAGCGTCGTGACAACCTCCATGTCGTCAAGGTACTTCGTGCCATCCCATGGCTGCAGTTCGCCGCCGACGACGTAGTCGAAGGCGGCCCGCAGGCCCTGCAGCTCAGCCAGTTCTTCCGGCGTGGCGCGGTAGATCGTGGTGCGGTAACCCCATTGCCATTCATCCTTCTGGATGGTGTCGGCGTGGTCGTCGGTCAGGTAGAGCGACACCCCGCGCTCGGCATTGAACAGGGCGGCGCGCGCATGGCCGGGCTGGCTAATGGCGTACCCCAGCGCATTCACGATGGCCTGGGCCTGCTCGATGCTGTGTACCGGAATGTCGTCGGGGCGCGTGCCGTGGTGGCCGCACTGCCACTCCATGAAGCGCAGCGTGAAGGGCGCCGCATCGGTGCTCTTGTCCTCTGTCATGTCAGCCATGGCCGTCCTTTCAGGTTTTTTGGGCAAAAAAAGTCCCTGCCAGGCGTTTCCGCCTTGCAAAAAATCGGTGTTGGTGGTGATGGATGCCGCTGCCAATCAGCGGCTGGTGGGGCGCCCGGCTACGAGGTGTCGGTGTTCCCGGCGAAGAGGTCGCCCGTCACGGGCAGCGTGTAGCGGGCTTGGTGCTCGGATTCGCCGGCGTTGTCCAGCACCACCCGCACCATGTCGCGGCGCACGTGGGTGGATAGGGGCAGGTTCACGGTAGGGTCAGGCGTCGCCGAAGGGCTCAACGTGCGCGCCACCTCAGACAGCACCACGAAGGTGTGGCCGCACTCGACGTTCGTGCATGCGTAAATCGCTTCACGCATGGTGTCGCTGACCATGCGGCCGGTGCGAATTTCTGACGACGCCTTGCAGTGGGGGCACTGAAAGCGAGTGCCCTCATAGCGCAGCCTGCGCCCCTGGTGGCTGGTGCGCTGGCGCCCCGGCTTTGCGGCCTGCAGCGCTTCGTGCTCGGTCTGCGAGTTGGACATGCTTTCCCCGGTGGACATCGTTTTGCAGCTTTTGAGCGGCTCTTGCGCAGCTATTTGCGGCCCTTACTGCGTCGGCGTGGCGTTGCCACGCTCGGCCATGTAGCTCTCCAGCCCGCGCAGGTACACGCGGCGCATGAAGCTCGCCGCGCTGCGTTCTTCGTCGGCGGCCAGCTCCCGGGCCTTGAGCAGTTCCTCGGGCCACAGGCGCATGCCTGCCTGCACCATCTTCTTCTTGGGCTCTTGTGCCACGGGGGCGGCCAGGCGCCCGGCTGTGCGATTGGCCGCCACCAGGGCCTTGAAGCTGGTGGTGGCTTGGTTCTTTGCGGTGTGCATCATGTTCTTCCTGGTGTGTTGTCAATCGCCAGCTTCGGGCCTGGCTTGATACCCGTCATCTCGTACACGCTGCGGTCAATCTGGGTGCTGATGAGCAGCTCAAGCACCGCAGCGGCGCTGGGCAGGCGGTAGGCCCGGCGCAGCAGCTCCAGCTGGTGCTGCAGCTCGGCGGACACCTCCACCTGGGTTTCTGTGGTTTGCATTGCACATGGCCTTGTTCGCGTCAGCAGTGCGCCATGCCAGCGGCAGCGCCCAAACCAATCTTCTGCAGCTCCTTTTCAGCGGCCAGCAGCGCCATGGACTGGATCAAGGTGGCCTTTTGCACCCCCAGGCGGTCAGCCAGCACGGAAAGCAGCACATCGTCAGCCCGCTTGAACCGCACCGTGTGCCGAAACACGCGCCGCTGCTCCTTGTTCTCGTATGCCATTGCCATACCTCCTCGCCTGTGTCGGCGCGTGTACCATCGTGATGGATGGCGTTTTGTGTTGTGATGCGCCGCATTATGGTGGCCATTTGGCAACCATGTCAAGTATTTGGTGACCAAATGGCAGATATTCATGATCGACTCAAGGAAGAGCGCAAGCGGCTCGGCTTGAACCAAACGGAACTTGGGCAGGCTGGCGGTGTGGGGAAGGAAGCACAACTGCGCTATGAGAGCGGCGCTAGAAATCCTGATACCGCATACCTCGAAGCCATCGCTTCGGCAGGTGTAGATGTTCCCTACCTGTTTACAGGCCGTCGCAGCGCTGTAAGCCTGACCGGCCCTGCCCCAGCTCCTGCGGATGCCGAAGATGCCATCCACATCCCGCTGCTCAGCGCCGCCGGCAGCATGGGCTGCGGCAATGAGCTGCTGAGCGAGGACGTCATCCTCGGCCATGTGCCCATGTCGCGCCGCTGGCTGCAGCTGAACGTGCCGCGCTCGCGGCCCGAGGCGCTGCAGCTGGTGCACGCCTACGGCGACAGCATGGCGGGCACGCTCAACTCGGGCGACTTCGCCATCGTCGATACCGACGCCACCGTGGCTGACATCGATGGCGTGTACGTGCTGCAGGCCGGCGGCCAGCTCTTCATCAAGCGCGTAACGCGCAAGATGAACGGCACGCACGAAGTCAGCAGCGACAACCCCCACGTCAACACCGTGGACGTGCTCGACGGCAGCCAGCAGGTGCGTATCTGCGGGCGCGTGGTGTGGGGGTGGAATGGGCGGCGGTTGTAGCCATGTCGTTCAAGGAAGCATTCAAAAACGCCAGTACCGTTGCGAGGTGCTGTACCGCAAAGGCATCTAAGGACCGTTATGACAATTGCCGCTGATATTGCGATGCCCCATGTCGCTGCGTTTTGCCAAGAGGTGGTGCCCGGCGCTGCTGCCGTTTCTATACCCTGCACCCCAGATCCGCGCGCCTTGCAGATGGATTGTTTTGAAACCGTTGACCAGCGAGTGCGTGAAGAAGGTGGAAGCCGCGTTCTTGGCTGGGCATTTTGGGAAGCTCCTGGCGTACTCATCGAGGCGGAATTTCATGCCGTTTGGTCACACCCGGCCAATGGTGCATTGTTTGATATAGCCCAGCGCCCGATGCCGTTTTCGTCCATCACCTTTGTTGCCGACCCAACGCGGCAATACGAAGGGCGCCAAGTTGACAACGTGCGAAAGCCGCTGACAAAAGACCCAAAGGTGCGCCAGTTCATCTATCTGATGAAGCGGCGGTTTGAGATTCTCAACACTGGAACTTTGGCAGACCAGCATGGTGAGATTGAACTGCCGCTGCGGCTGCGCAAGGAGTACGACGCATTGATGCGACAGCTTGTGCCGCTGGGGCGGCGGCTTTTTGGCGCATGAGTGAGGCCGCAAAATCGTACGTCGAGCCAATCGCGCGGCTTTTGAAAATTGGGAAGGGCTTGCGTTTTTTCATGCTTTGTATGTTCGCAAAAAGCAGCTGTTTACGACCCTTAACGACCGCCCAGCACCAGCACCAGCGCCGCAGCCGCCGCAGCGCTGATCGGCATACAGGCCGCCAGGCGGTAAGCCCTGTCCACCACGGCATAGGCAGCGCCAGATGCGGCGCGGTATTCTTGCGCGGCCTGCTCGCAGTTGCGCACGGCCTCCAGGCGCAGCTCTTGCAGCACATTGATCCCGTTGTCCGTTGTGCCACGTGCTGCGGCCTCTGCATTCGCTGCCTTGGCATAGGCCAGCCATTTGCCATAGCCATGTTCCGCAAGCTCTGGCGTTGCCCAACTGCGAATTTGCGCTGTGGTGCTTGCGTTCCATGCCACGTAGGCGGCCAGCGCAAACCAATGCACTGCCCCGGCCATGGCAGCGGCTGCAAGTGGCAAGTACGCATCCACCCGCGCCAACCCAAGCCCTCCCAGTGCGCCGCCGCCAGCGAGCAGCAGCACCAGTAGCGCGTTGGCGCGCTTGCGCGCTTCTTCAAGCCCGGCCAGGCTAAACCGGGCCACTTCCTGGCTGTGCTTCTCGGCCAGGTCAATCACTTCGTTG
This DNA window, taken from Acidovorax sp. HDW3, encodes the following:
- a CDS encoding replication endonuclease — translated: MPTIPRKPPTGSLAEWERSKPTLRMAHGHMERVVASAPAGWQAVVRERLAVGALSPIKSLDASNLTAEQYLAQPPEWAQAWDLLQAIADYEDRVGLASLWNLEDYEICRMAKKLAAEADELDALAQGQGCTLAERVDSIRLLVRCVGIAEDKPIVGLPAILRAQDPAWWRRRLRVHVARVVEAGAVGMGLVHRGTGGYVSRDGLQRRQAQLRRNAEALHRTLYRNEAGQVWALDELAALGTANPAVRGGELMTRIRGAEEYADARAHVGLFLTMTLPSRFHPVKLANGGRPVANKKYSGATPRDGQMWLRAMWQKARAKLQRLGVRVYGLRVAEPHHDATPHWHALLWCENEADAQALEAVIRHYWLSDDGEERGAQENRINVKRMTKGGAAGYVAKYIAKSVGHIALAEHQDVVDGQQLALDFQTSWDAKDVKEPAGQGHMSVDAWAATWGIRQFQTIGLPSVTVWRELRRVTNDQLELFQREGDRDTVRAYHACHRHGEIRADFRAFMEAMGGHACKRGEWLLRTAHRHVEPGQANRYGEAVKVGRIVGLVPQRGRMCGRWLVSRRIAWRPVVQEHAQEGAQGGGQTSAQAPAPGAARAALAAPWTRFNNCTARMSGSLRREVFGPGDHHNHYAESWCTPDVMQQFRRQRAQEAMQ
- a CDS encoding AlpA family transcriptional regulator; amino-acid sequence: MTMSKAQLLEELDIAENTLRALIEQRGFPHPRKMGAKLFWLVSEVLQWLQGCPRAWGGEQGPG
- a CDS encoding DNA-binding transcriptional regulator, which gives rise to MTVDHEMQAFQADLMEAVRDMKAGRAARVTQVKLSPAADARAKTGLSQSRFAALLGVSARTLQNWEQGRTQPSGAAQTLLAVAQRHPEVLRELVA
- a CDS encoding zinc chelation protein SecC; its protein translation is MTIAADIAMPHVAAFCQEVVPGAAAVSIPCTPDPRALQMDCFETVDQRVREEGGSRVLGWAFWEAPGVLIEAEFHAVWSHPANGALFDIAQRPMPFSSITFVADPTRQYEGRQVDNVRKPLTKDPKVRQFIYLMKRRFEILNTGTLADQHGEIELPLRLRKEYDALMRQLVPLGRRLFGA
- a CDS encoding S24 family peptidase yields the protein MADIHDRLKEERKRLGLNQTELGQAGGVGKEAQLRYESGARNPDTAYLEAIASAGVDVPYLFTGRRSAVSLTGPAPAPADAEDAIHIPLLSAAGSMGCGNELLSEDVILGHVPMSRRWLQLNVPRSRPEALQLVHAYGDSMAGTLNSGDFAIVDTDATVADIDGVYVLQAGGQLFIKRVTRKMNGTHEVSSDNPHVNTVDVLDGSQQVRICGRVVWGWNGRRL
- a CDS encoding site-specific integrase, giving the protein MPKRILEMTALEVSRLRVEGSHAVGGVSGLYLRIEGGSRTWVLRYVHMRQRRRMGLGAYPGVTLAAAREAARAALGQRDAGIDPIKARQDAREAARLAAAQRLEFDKAADAFITEHESTWRNAKHAQQWRNTLATYASPHFGRLAVSEIEQSHVLRALSPIWKTKTETATRVRGRIEQVLDWATAHGHRSGPNPARWRGQLEHILANPEKVAPVKHRAAVPVADLPVAYQQIAAVDGQSARALCFLILTAVRSGEVRGMVWSEVDLEAALWVIPANRMKANREHRVPLSRQAVELLRAQAAAREELVEHVFPSTRKGPLSDMAFTALMRRHQLAAVPHGFRSTFRDWAGETTHHQRDAVELCLAHTIDTKTEAAYRRGDMLEKRAAIMQDWADYAASGGSQPPAQPQK
- a CDS encoding KilA-N domain-containing protein — its product is MTQSIQAFTIGETTVRQHTGLFSLNDLHQASGGEEKSAPSKFLRLDTTQALIEAIQATDSAACIETRRGAGGGTYACRELVIAYAAWISAAFHLKVIRVFLAVATPQPQPPQQAPAMAHARGPAMMLVTEAERRHLEVLRFTIYAGREAVYELARDVQKYHPWVDGMAAMPHNTARHVPGLGRLQGGW
- a CDS encoding ogr/Delta-like zinc finger family protein, encoding MSTGESMSNSQTEHEALQAAKPGRQRTSHQGRRLRYEGTRFQCPHCKASSEIRTGRMVSDTMREAIYACTNVECGHTFVVLSEVARTLSPSATPDPTVNLPLSTHVRRDMVRVVLDNAGESEHQARYTLPVTGDLFAGNTDTS